From a single Sediminibacterium sp. KACHI17 genomic region:
- a CDS encoding MBL fold metallo-hydrolase, with amino-acid sequence MKRSVFLKQSSLALMALATNKLYAAPKRRNCFRFQLWRHATLFIEVNKLNILVDPMLSAKETMNPIQNAGNSFRIPMVDLPFSEEELKKKLNTVNAILLTHLHADHWDVKARELLNKEIPIICQPGDAERLKQQGFKEIIPLSEHMEWKGIGITRTGGQHGTGEIGKRMGQVSGYVIAHKKQSLYIAGDTIWCDEVKKVIEVMNPDHIIVNGGGARFLQGDAITMTGKDVLAVSRYTKNKISIVHLETVNHCLEKRKDFRELVVQNRLEKQVWIPDDGTWSSI; translated from the coding sequence ATGAAAAGAAGTGTTTTTTTAAAGCAAAGTAGTCTGGCATTAATGGCATTGGCCACTAACAAGCTGTATGCAGCACCTAAAAGAAGGAACTGTTTTCGTTTTCAATTGTGGCGACATGCAACGTTGTTTATAGAAGTGAACAAACTGAATATACTGGTAGATCCTATGCTCAGTGCCAAAGAAACCATGAATCCCATTCAAAATGCAGGGAATAGTTTCAGGATACCCATGGTAGATCTGCCTTTTAGTGAAGAGGAATTGAAGAAAAAACTAAATACTGTCAATGCCATTTTACTCACGCATTTACATGCAGATCATTGGGATGTAAAAGCAAGAGAATTGCTCAACAAAGAAATACCGATCATTTGTCAACCTGGAGACGCAGAAAGATTAAAACAACAAGGGTTTAAAGAGATCATTCCATTGAGCGAGCACATGGAGTGGAAAGGTATTGGTATTACCCGAACCGGCGGACAGCATGGCACCGGAGAAATTGGGAAAAGAATGGGACAGGTATCAGGATATGTGATCGCACACAAAAAGCAATCACTATATATCGCAGGAGATACGATTTGGTGTGATGAGGTGAAAAAAGTGATCGAAGTGATGAACCCTGATCATATCATCGTGAATGGAGGCGGAGCCCGTTTTTTACAAGGAGATGCTATTACAATGACAGGAAAAGATGTATTGGCAGTAAGTAGATACACTAAAAATAAGATTAGTATAGTACATCTTGAAACAGTGAATCATTGTCTGGAAAAAAGAAAAGACTTCCGTGAACTGGTTGTACAAAATCGATTGGAAAAACAAGTATGGATTCCCGATGACGGAACTTGGAGCAGTATTTGA
- a CDS encoding porin yields the protein MKHIVIILSLLISINANGQKDSLSLRKDQKIKELDFSWANGSDRRTEALFGELKYFLPSLLMDINYTHSFNQPNDNTVVGSTALARNNEVQLSALHFGGDFFYKNARARVMTQFGTRSVVVPRNDLSPYRGQYQLANVYRYLSEAYAGYHIPKWEGINIDAGLFMSYIGLNSFYQAENWEYQASFTSDNTPWFFNGLRIQIFPSKHLKIEPWIINGWQSYGRFNAMPGIGGNITWTPNSNLKLLTNNYYGTDAAGIPDRKRFHSDNSLLYRYYDNPTNNGVSRLAFSITGDIGFEKGGGVNGFNNKDSIKGPAQYFASAMIYHRMWFAKNKFAWTLGGGIMTNPGRYLVLYPTGEASPLPNPQNPQQTEGRFPFSANPGDQFKGWDVSTNLDYMPNQSITFRLEWVHRNASVPYFAGSGGVTSSTGYSTTQTDPLWRPDLVKSETRVIMAILFRL from the coding sequence ATGAAACATATAGTTATTATTTTGTCATTGCTTATTTCAATCAATGCAAACGGGCAAAAAGACAGTCTATCTCTGCGTAAAGATCAAAAAATCAAAGAACTGGATTTTAGTTGGGCAAATGGAAGTGACAGAAGAACTGAAGCATTATTTGGGGAACTAAAATATTTTTTGCCCAGTCTTTTGATGGATATTAATTATACGCATTCTTTCAATCAACCCAATGACAATACAGTAGTTGGCTCAACCGCACTAGCTAGAAACAATGAAGTGCAACTATCAGCATTACATTTCGGGGGAGATTTTTTCTATAAGAATGCACGAGCCAGGGTAATGACACAATTCGGAACAAGATCAGTAGTGGTTCCAAGAAATGACCTCAGCCCATATAGAGGGCAATATCAACTGGCAAATGTTTATCGCTATTTAAGTGAAGCGTATGCCGGTTATCATATCCCCAAATGGGAAGGAATAAATATTGATGCAGGCTTATTTATGTCGTACATCGGACTCAACTCTTTTTATCAAGCAGAAAATTGGGAATATCAGGCTTCGTTTACATCTGATAATACGCCTTGGTTTTTTAACGGACTCCGTATTCAGATCTTTCCAAGCAAGCATCTGAAGATTGAACCTTGGATTATTAATGGATGGCAGAGTTATGGCAGGTTCAATGCTATGCCCGGAATCGGAGGGAATATCACATGGACACCCAATAGCAATTTGAAATTATTGACTAATAATTATTACGGAACAGATGCTGCAGGAATACCTGATCGAAAACGTTTTCATAGCGATAATAGCTTATTGTATCGATACTATGATAACCCAACAAATAATGGTGTTTCAAGACTAGCTTTTTCAATTACAGGCGATATTGGTTTTGAAAAAGGAGGAGGGGTAAATGGATTTAATAATAAGGATTCTATCAAAGGACCTGCCCAGTATTTTGCCAGTGCAATGATTTATCATCGGATGTGGTTTGCTAAAAATAAGTTTGCATGGACCCTTGGAGGCGGTATCATGACCAATCCGGGTAGATACCTTGTCTTATATCCAACCGGAGAAGCGAGTCCGTTACCCAATCCACAAAACCCACAACAAACAGAAGGAAGATTTCCTTTTAGTGCTAATCCAGGCGATCAGTTTAAGGGATGGGATGTATCAACCAATCTTGACTATATGCCTAATCAAAGCATTACATTTCGACTTGAATGGGTACACCGAAACGCCAGTGTTCCTTATTTCGCAGGATCGGGTGGCGTAACTTCTTCCACCGGATATTCTACTACGCAAACTGATCCTCTATGGAGACCGGATCTGGTAAAGTCTGAAACTAGGGTAATTATGGCAATATTGTTTCGTTTATAA